In Proteus vulgaris, one DNA window encodes the following:
- a CDS encoding protein bax has product MPSQLMRTSAVFAFLISLLFTGVSFASTSTSSSQILQAYSFKSTSTPLPDLKRYPSGTQRKKAFLNVIVPIIDNVNNKIMRDREWLTAQRKAQHWGSADLKKLREICQYYGVTCTSPKKVNWDSLLTRVDIIPTHFVATQAATESGWGTSKLAQQNNNLFGMRCGSQSCNNVPGKTKGYAAYPDIEGSVIAYMRNLNTHRAYNSLRSSRAQQRMTQQQLDSRQLITDLKGYSELGSSYNDYLTEMFDSNKKLITQVQLQSKQDS; this is encoded by the coding sequence ATGCCCTCTCAATTGATGAGGACAAGTGCCGTCTTCGCTTTCTTGATTTCACTACTATTTACTGGTGTAAGTTTTGCTTCAACCAGTACCAGCAGTTCCCAGATACTGCAGGCGTATTCTTTCAAAAGCACGTCAACACCGTTGCCAGATTTGAAAAGATACCCTTCGGGAACACAGCGTAAGAAAGCGTTTTTAAATGTCATAGTTCCTATTATTGACAATGTTAATAATAAGATAATGAGAGATCGTGAGTGGTTAACTGCTCAACGTAAAGCCCAGCACTGGGGCAGCGCAGATTTAAAAAAACTGCGTGAAATCTGTCAATACTATGGCGTCACATGTACCAGCCCTAAAAAAGTAAATTGGGATTCGTTACTGACTCGCGTTGATATTATTCCGACACACTTTGTCGCAACGCAAGCCGCTACAGAATCTGGCTGGGGAACATCAAAGTTGGCACAACAAAATAACAATCTGTTCGGTATGCGATGTGGGAGTCAGTCTTGCAATAACGTTCCAGGGAAAACAAAAGGCTATGCAGCCTACCCTGATATTGAAGGCTCAGTGATTGCTTATATGCGTAATCTCAATACGCACCGCGCCTATAATTCATTGCGCTCCTCAAGAGCACAGCAAAGAATGACGCAGCAACAACTCGACTCTCGCCAGTTAATCACTGACTTGAAAGGTTACTCAGAATTGGGTTCAAGTTATAACGATTATCTGACCGAAATGTTCGACTCAAATAAAAAACTGATCACTCAAGTTCAGTTGCAGTCGAAACAAGATAGTTAA
- a CDS encoding SGNH/GDSL hydrolase family protein, whose translation MKQLTHILECKTLVSSSIILALVSLLVACNQDTEKTVKLPTPTVLPADGSRQLYNYHDPHFSSFVKKLQQGHQTVHIVQLGDSHTAADFFSGKLRERFQADYGNGGIGFIPPTNIAGQRIANVQYQSDKKAWALLSSRKDSDPDFPLGGFISEPQAKWAKLQLSENPVTQQRYQLQALYKTPTTAQVNVQSSTSKVLSLSQTQGKWQFSNPITMTFPVSITVSKSQPVKLGGWLITNQQPGVMLSSLGINGATINMMDRWGAQWTETLGQLNPDMVILAYGTNEAFNDTFDLNAYRQQLTDKIRQIRQQAPNSAILLIGPSDSVKNKEAPDCRSQQPQWLSDIVRIQKEVAQQEKTLFWDWRDYMGGECSIKAWALYDLARPDGVHLSREGYESSANTLYSQLTTLMNKS comes from the coding sequence ATGAAACAATTAACGCACATCCTTGAGTGTAAAACTTTAGTCAGTAGCTCAATCATACTGGCTTTGGTTTCTCTCTTGGTTGCTTGTAACCAAGACACTGAAAAAACAGTGAAGTTACCCACCCCCACAGTATTACCTGCTGATGGTTCAAGACAACTCTACAACTATCACGATCCTCACTTTTCAAGCTTTGTTAAAAAGTTACAACAAGGCCATCAAACAGTGCACATTGTTCAGTTAGGGGATTCTCATACTGCGGCTGATTTTTTCAGTGGTAAATTGCGTGAACGTTTTCAAGCCGATTACGGTAATGGTGGTATTGGTTTTATTCCTCCGACTAATATCGCAGGACAACGCATTGCAAACGTACAGTACCAAAGTGATAAAAAAGCATGGGCACTGCTTTCAAGCAGAAAAGATAGCGATCCTGATTTCCCATTGGGCGGATTTATTAGTGAACCACAAGCTAAATGGGCTAAATTACAGTTATCTGAAAACCCAGTAACTCAGCAACGTTATCAGTTACAAGCGCTCTATAAAACGCCAACTACAGCACAAGTAAATGTACAGTCATCGACAAGCAAAGTTCTTTCATTATCGCAAACACAAGGTAAATGGCAGTTTTCAAATCCAATTACTATGACTTTTCCAGTCAGTATTACAGTTAGCAAAAGCCAGCCAGTTAAATTAGGGGGTTGGTTGATCACCAATCAACAACCTGGCGTCATGCTCTCCTCGTTAGGTATTAATGGTGCCACAATCAATATGATGGATAGATGGGGCGCACAATGGACAGAAACATTAGGCCAGCTAAATCCTGATATGGTGATTTTAGCTTATGGTACCAATGAAGCCTTTAATGATACCTTCGATTTAAATGCCTATCGCCAACAACTGACGGACAAAATTCGTCAAATTCGCCAACAAGCACCTAATAGCGCTATCTTATTAATTGGACCGTCTGATTCAGTTAAAAATAAAGAAGCACCAGATTGCCGTTCACAACAACCTCAATGGTTAAGTGATATCGTCAGAATTCAAAAAGAAGTGGCTCAGCAAGAAAAAACACTTTTTTGGGATTGGCGTGATTATATGGGCGGTGAATGTTCAATAAAAGCGTGGGCGCTGTACGATTTAGCCAGACCTGATGGTGTCCATCTTTCTCGAGAAGGTTATGAAAGCAGTGCTAATACACTCTATAGCCAACTCACAACCCTAATGAATAAAAGCTAA
- a CDS encoding SGNH/GDSL hydrolase family protein yields the protein MPAFDFCSNLKKTAKVASMVLLSTLLLIWLNQTSLERFWQQQYHRPAPWSGLSHYYAWEIGGQLRDGVFVAIESYGDYLQVHHPDNQAKPIVQTSTPEQLPEGFAVGLHFFNGYTRPASQLTQRFPQLLERKQIMGGLPYHSVTDVSDAALEALKPIIQKTEIILSPKDKVLFAGDSMMQGVAPLLKRQLQTDYNISSIDLSKQSTGLAYPRFFNWPQTIATRLASDDTIKLLVVFLGPNDPWDMPPDGGGRYLKFASEAWESTYRARIAGIIENARQNNVTVIWVGPPNMRKQKLSEGMAYLDKLYREEAEKMGEIYLSVNDMFKYEKDIYSDYMGDGSSRVKLRAGDGIHFSLKGQQIIAQQVFSRIHLQEETKEDNAVDDVKDKNTVIVNETINAHP from the coding sequence ATGCCAGCTTTTGATTTCTGCTCAAACCTAAAAAAGACAGCAAAAGTTGCCTCAATGGTGCTGTTGAGTACCCTTTTACTGATTTGGCTAAACCAAACATCACTAGAGCGCTTTTGGCAACAACAATATCATCGCCCTGCACCTTGGTCGGGGCTTTCTCATTATTATGCTTGGGAAATAGGGGGGCAACTGCGTGATGGCGTATTTGTTGCAATAGAAAGCTACGGCGATTATCTACAGGTTCACCATCCTGATAATCAGGCAAAACCTATTGTACAAACCTCCACACCAGAACAACTTCCTGAAGGTTTTGCTGTGGGTTTGCACTTCTTTAATGGGTATACGCGACCTGCATCTCAACTAACGCAACGCTTTCCGCAATTATTGGAGCGTAAGCAAATAATGGGAGGATTACCTTACCATTCTGTTACTGACGTCTCTGATGCGGCATTAGAAGCCTTAAAACCTATCATTCAAAAAACGGAAATTATCTTATCACCAAAAGATAAAGTCCTATTTGCGGGTGACTCAATGATGCAAGGCGTCGCGCCACTACTTAAACGCCAACTGCAAACGGATTACAACATCAGCAGTATTGATTTAAGTAAACAAAGCACAGGACTTGCTTATCCGCGCTTTTTCAATTGGCCACAAACTATTGCAACACGTTTAGCCAGTGACGATACCATTAAATTACTGGTGGTTTTTTTAGGCCCTAACGATCCTTGGGATATGCCACCTGATGGTGGTGGGCGTTACTTAAAATTTGCTAGTGAAGCATGGGAATCAACTTATCGAGCGCGCATTGCAGGCATTATAGAAAATGCCAGACAGAATAATGTTACGGTTATTTGGGTTGGGCCACCCAATATGCGCAAGCAAAAGTTATCTGAAGGTATGGCATATCTTGATAAACTTTACCGAGAAGAAGCTGAGAAAATGGGTGAAATTTACCTTTCCGTCAATGATATGTTTAAATATGAGAAAGATATTTATTCTGATTATATGGGGGATGGTAGCAGTCGTGTTAAGTTAAGAGCCGGTGATGGTATTCATTTTAGCTTAAAAGGTCAGCAAATTATTGCTCAACAGGTATTCTCACGTATTCATCTTCAAGAAGAAACAAAAGAAGATAATGCAGTCGATGATGTAAAAGATAAAAACACGGTTATTGTAAATGAAACAATTAACGCACATCCTTGA
- a CDS encoding methyl-accepting chemotaxis protein produces the protein MVDYNSLFIKHTDCNIHTITLIRDSILASSNKLQNKLSLLDEMEHLFSQMLDNSQSLTQFLNEVDAHFTYSRKEIDDFSSWLKKIKDSASNIDRLSSQANILSINSAIEAGHIGREGAGFSVLAQEMKKLSLEIQKQASSIATINNNLGARFIPVKETTEKNQQQVQQVKTLVEEGHQNLTSLSEQASELKHIFTFLSMQQFFNTVKLDHVLWKEAIYIHLLNNDDEHCVNQHTECRLGKWYYQGDGRKFADIEAFRRLEEPHKLVHECGRLALKANIEGNQEAVTRYIEYMEQASVDVIKYVDALLNFIDE, from the coding sequence GGTTGACTATAATTCGCTTTTTATTAAACACACTGATTGCAATATTCACACAATCACACTTATTCGAGATTCAATTTTAGCATCAAGTAATAAGCTACAAAATAAGCTCAGTTTGCTTGATGAAATGGAACATCTCTTTAGCCAAATGTTAGATAACTCACAATCATTGACTCAATTTCTAAATGAAGTGGATGCGCATTTTACATATAGCCGAAAAGAGATAGACGATTTTTCAAGTTGGCTGAAAAAAATTAAAGATAGTGCTAGCAATATTGATAGGCTTTCCAGTCAGGCGAATATTTTATCAATTAATTCAGCAATTGAAGCTGGACACATCGGGCGTGAAGGGGCGGGATTCTCAGTCTTAGCCCAAGAGATGAAAAAATTATCATTAGAAATCCAGAAACAAGCTTCTTCTATTGCGACCATTAATAATAATTTAGGTGCTCGTTTTATTCCTGTTAAAGAAACCACAGAAAAAAACCAACAGCAGGTTCAACAAGTTAAAACACTGGTTGAAGAAGGGCATCAAAATTTAACGTCACTGTCAGAACAAGCTAGCGAGCTTAAACATATTTTTACCTTTCTTTCGATGCAACAGTTTTTTAATACGGTTAAACTTGATCATGTTTTATGGAAAGAAGCAATTTATATCCATTTATTGAATAATGATGATGAACACTGTGTTAACCAGCATACAGAGTGCCGTTTAGGCAAATGGTATTATCAAGGAGATGGCCGGAAATTCGCAGATATTGAGGCTTTTCGTCGCTTAGAAGAACCTCATAAATTAGTGCATGAATGTGGACGTTTAGCATTAAAGGCCAATATAGAAGGCAATCAAGAGGCGGTAACTCGGTATATCGAATATATGGAACAAGCCAGTGTTGATGTTATCAAGTATGTGGATGCTTTATTAAATTTCATTGATGAGTGA
- a CDS encoding MBOAT family O-acyltransferase yields the protein MNFFSFEFLGAFVSFFILYWLFQKHVKIQNILLITVSYAFLFYVDYRPAIILLSYTLFIYLLANILTKYTSSKVIYWLLGLLVGVYFTAFKYYSFFQETLTQAFQQWGLSIELPLIELLAPLGLSFYIFHSVSYVVSVCRKEIPKAPFLDVVLYLCFFPSIVAGPINRAKEFLPQIQAPTRKIIDYKGAIMLIVLAIAKLFWLSGWFSTNYVDPVFNAPDLAQSGQVLAAVYAYAWHIYFNFSGYTNLVTGIALLLGFVVPRNFNAPYLAINLADFWRRWHISLSTFIRDYVYIPLGGNRKGVIRQNFNAFAAMVISGLWHGAAMTFIIWGAIHGIGVVLLNIKHRLFPVKKNAPPSALSSLNMLLSWIITFHFVCFAWIFFRSQTVGDAFVLIRQLFSTGAWASLQAEGLTLFMFWGLFLLYPCFVTLKEIVARLEKKVPWYVYPLPLALILTIIFMLSPDGVPGFIYASF from the coding sequence ATGAATTTTTTTTCATTCGAGTTTCTCGGAGCCTTTGTTAGCTTTTTTATTCTATACTGGCTCTTCCAAAAGCACGTTAAGATCCAAAATATCCTACTGATTACAGTCAGTTATGCTTTTCTTTTTTATGTTGATTATCGTCCTGCGATTATCTTATTAAGCTATACGCTGTTTATTTATTTACTGGCAAATATATTAACGAAGTACACCTCTTCTAAAGTCATATATTGGCTATTAGGGTTATTGGTGGGTGTCTACTTTACTGCCTTTAAATATTACTCCTTTTTCCAAGAAACCCTGACCCAAGCATTCCAACAATGGGGACTCAGCATTGAGTTACCGCTGATTGAGTTACTTGCGCCATTAGGGCTTTCATTCTATATATTCCATTCAGTCAGTTATGTGGTTTCTGTTTGTCGAAAAGAGATCCCCAAAGCCCCATTTTTGGATGTTGTGCTTTATCTGTGCTTTTTCCCAAGCATCGTAGCTGGCCCGATTAATCGAGCTAAAGAATTTCTTCCGCAAATTCAGGCGCCAACTCGTAAAATCATTGATTACAAAGGGGCGATCATGCTAATTGTGTTAGCTATCGCAAAACTCTTTTGGTTAAGTGGTTGGTTTTCAACAAACTATGTTGATCCGGTATTTAATGCGCCTGATTTAGCGCAAAGCGGACAAGTACTAGCGGCAGTTTATGCCTACGCATGGCATATCTATTTTAATTTCTCGGGTTACACCAATCTTGTCACTGGTATCGCGTTACTACTGGGCTTTGTCGTGCCTCGTAACTTTAATGCCCCTTATTTAGCGATAAACTTAGCCGATTTCTGGCGTCGCTGGCACATCAGTTTATCTACCTTTATTCGTGATTACGTCTATATTCCTTTAGGAGGTAATCGTAAAGGCGTGATTAGACAAAACTTTAATGCCTTTGCCGCTATGGTAATTTCTGGATTATGGCACGGCGCTGCCATGACCTTTATTATTTGGGGTGCTATTCATGGAATTGGTGTGGTGCTATTAAATATTAAACACCGTCTCTTTCCGGTGAAGAAAAATGCCCCACCGAGTGCGTTATCGTCATTAAATATGTTGTTGTCATGGATAATCACTTTCCACTTTGTTTGCTTTGCGTGGATATTTTTCCGCAGTCAAACTGTAGGTGATGCGTTTGTCTTAATACGGCAACTCTTTAGTACGGGAGCTTGGGCATCATTACAAGCTGAGGGTTTAACGCTCTTTATGTTCTGGGGACTGTTCTTGCTTTATCCTTGCTTTGTGACCTTAAAGGAGATAGTGGCTCGTCTTGAGAAAAAAGTGCCGTGGTATGTTTACCCTCTACCACTTGCGTTGATCCTCACTATTATTTTTATGTTGTCTCCAGATGGGGTGCCAGGATTTATTTATGCCAGCTTTTGA